The genome window GGGGGTCCTCCCCGTCCTGCCGCCGGGCGAAGTACGGGTGCAGGCCCAGCCCGGCGGGCATCTCGGAGGTGTCGGCGTTCGTCAGCGTCACGCTCAGGTCGAGGTGCGGGCCGTGGAGCAGGTACTCGGCGCGGGCGGTGAAGGCCCACGGCCAGTTCACGTCGGGGAAGGCCCGGCTGTCGAATTCACAGCGGAGGTGGCGGTCCGATACCCGGGTGACCTGCCACGGGCGGTTACGCACGTCGCCGTGCTGGGTGAGGCCGTCCTTGGTCGTCACGCGGAGCTGTATGTCCCGCCCGCCGAACGTGAAGCGCGCGTCCCGGATGCGGTTGGAATAGGGCAGCAGGGTGAAGCAAGCGCACTGGCTGCTCGTCTCCACGCCCCCCGGGTCCACCGTGCGCATCACCGGACGGCCCGAGGCGGCCCGCAGGTTCAGCACGCTCGCGCCGAGGTCGGGAAGGACCTCCAGGGTCAGCGCCGCGCTGGAGACGGTCTCGACCCGGTGGGTCATGCGCCGTTCCTCGCCCGCGCGGCCTCGTAGAGCAGGATGCCCGCGGCGACGGAGGCGTTGAGGCTCTGCACCCGGCCCCGGGTGGGGATGCTCACCAGGGCGTCGCACTTCTCGCGCACGAGGCGGCGCATCCCCTCGCCCTCCGCGCCGATCACCAGGGC of Deinococcus planocerae contains these proteins:
- a CDS encoding aldose 1-epimerase; the encoded protein is MTHRVETVSSAALTLEVLPDLGASVLNLRAASGRPVMRTVDPGGVETSSQCACFTLLPYSNRIRDARFTFGGRDIQLRVTTKDGLTQHGDVRNRPWQVTRVSDRHLRCEFDSRAFPDVNWPWAFTARAEYLLHGPHLDLSVTLTNADTSEMPAGLGLHPYFARRQDGEDPRLTFDAGLTYDTDERSLPTGPARPVRPEEDYRVGRAVGERRVDRVYTAWDGVARLDWEERSLILTADSVYSHLVVFTAPDGSLALETVSHATDAFNLAARGVGGVDLRTLAPGQSLAGAARVTLEGTW